The DNA window TATGTCTCCTGTAGTAGAGTAATTCCTGCATGACTACATCCAGAGCAGCCTTTAGCTCCACATTTCCTGGGTTTTGTGCTTGCAGAGAACAGCAAAAATGTTCCAATGGTAACACAGGAATAGTCAAATTATTGTGTgacttcttgttttctcccatTTGTGAAGATTCATCAGCGTTATCCTGCCCTGGTGTTGGATGCAGCTGGACACAAGGTGCATCAGCTGGCAGAAGGGGTTATTGCATAGATTTGGCAAGAACCAGCTCTCAGAATTCATCTGTAAGAAGAAATACCCATAGCCCATAGCTGCTAAAAGGAAGGGCCTGATTTCAAGGAGGAGATAGACTGTGAGCTGCCAGCTTCTCTGAATATAAGATCTGTAGCACTGACCTTCAGTCACTTGATCAGATGCAGTGTTTGTCAACTATTTCTGAAAAGCTGGGCTATCCCTCATGTCTCCAGCCAGAGAAAATGATGGGAGCAAATTCAATCAGCCCAAGGAAAGCAGCACCCAGCTGGCCACCAGCTTCACTCTTGGTCTGACAGAGCAGAGACCTGAAGtgcaaagaaagaagcagcagagagttTAAGTGCAAATTGTGTGGGTTTGGTGTTAAGATTGCTCAAGGTGGCTGAGGCCAAGTCCAACAGTGTGAGTGGGTGAGTGGCTTCTTGCCTGGGCCAGGATGAACCACAGAAAAATTCCCAACAGTGACTTGGAAAATCACATCACCTGGCAAAGAGCCATCAACAGCAATAGAAGAGGCACAGCCTTCGTCCATAACAGTGCCAGTAGAAAAGAAGTGTCTCCTGTATTTCCAAAACACTGTGATTGGTCAATGACGAAATAGATACATTGTTGGGCATTCTgctctacaaaaaaaaatcagttttctcaGTGATTTTTATTCCCAGGCTTGCTTCCTACTGGTCACCAGTGCAGAATGAACAGCTTTTCTGCAGCAACATACATACAGTTGAGGCCAGAAACGTCCATGCCACAAAGCATTCATATTACTTCCATTGGATAGACATTGTCTTGATGTCCTGCCTGCTGGTAGAGCAAGCCCTGTACCATTTCTCTTGATGTTTCCTCTGGTTTGACTCCAAATTTCAGGTAAAGCCATACAAGAGCAACACTGCTAACCATCAGTCCACACACCACAGAAACTGGGATGACAAAGTGCATTTGGGACTCTGATAAGAAGCTGGGCAGAGGCAGATTTTTTGGCCTGACTGTGATCATCTGCACTCTGGCTTGGCCTGAGAATGTCTGGTGACTAGAAACTGTGTTTGAAGGCTCTTGCTTCCCTACAGGCGATGAATAATCAAATGCTGTAGTACCAAACACATCTGCAGAGGGACCAACAACCCTGTTGGTATGGACAGAAGCAGCTTTGTCCATAGCACCGGTGGAGATTAGAGTAGAAATTGAAGTAGTCTGTGGTGCTGTCTCTGTGTCTGTTGTGTTCTTCATAGTGTCCCAGATGGAGGGGAGATCTGATCTAGAGCTCCTGGAAGCAGTGTCTGGTGTGTTGGCTCTGGCACTTGTAGGGTCCAGGGATCCATTTGTAGAAAGTACAGGTTGGTTTGATCCTTTAGCAGCAGCCATCAGGTCTGAATGTGAGTTAGGAGAAGCTGTACCTGGAACAGAGGGgtgtgggctgggctggctggagccCACGTCTGCTGTAACAGTTGTTGAAGACACAGGAGAATTTGAGGactctctgtgtgctgctggagtGACCTCAGAGTGTGCAGCCTCCTCCTGTGTCATGGGGGTGgatcctgcagggagctgggtaGGGTCCTGCCTGCCCAGTGGGGACTTGCTGGACAcctctgtcctggcagcaggagcatgTGTTCTCTCCCTAAGCGTTGTTCCAGTCCCTTGGAAGAAACTAGCTGGAGCAGTGGCTTGAGATGGAGCCACTTCTGGAAGACCAACACGTCTCTCAAGACTGCCAGGCTCTTTTCCTGAGGTGACATCATGTGGTGGCACCACTGTGGCCTTCTTCCTGTCCAGTTTGTCTTTGATCTTCTGCACCCAGTCTTCCCTTGAATCTGCACAAATCTCCTTGAACTTCAGAGtaataaatctgaaaataaaaagggatcACTCAGTGAATAAAAGAAACACTGGTTCAGGTGATCAAAGCTACGGGGAAGGTGTGTAGATAGCAAACACCAGGTATTGTCTGGATGATTCATTTCAGGAAGGGGAGGTGCCTGTGATATCTGGCTGAATGAGTAGCAGGTGGACATGACTCATGGGTGGAGGGTTTTCCCCTAAGAAGTTTTTCACTTTCAAAAGCATTGTCCTGCTTGGACACAGCATTTCCCTCTTGCACTTAGGGCAGAAAGCTCCACAGGCGCCAGCTGCCTCGGGGGCACACATGCGTGAAGGCAAAACCCTCTGATTTACTGGGTGATGTGAGATTTTCCAAGGTCAGCCCAGCAGTTTCACTTTGGAGCCACCCCCTGGGCTGCAATAAAATGGTCTCAATGGTTCATCGACttagcaaaagcagaaaacaattaacccaaagaaaagaaatggagcTTTTCTCATTTCCAGACAAGCTTGCAAGTCTGAATCTGTCTTCAGACAAAATATCTGCTTTCATTGAAACATTCCTCTGCCCGGTCCTGCCAAGCACATCCCTCAGTCCCTTTCCCCATCCACTTAACCCTGATCCCACTTGGAAGTGGGGCAGCACTTACATGGTGGCTTGTTTTTTGCAGCTGGGTTCCGTCATGCGGTAGCTCCTGATCTGCTTCTCCGCTAACTGCCTTGTAAAACCTCTGCACTCTATTGAACACTTCAGAGGCGCTTTCGGTTgccctgaaataaaaatttcaccTCATTAAGCGCTGGCTTTTTATCTGGACCTCTCAAAACCAGCACTGTTCCTTTTCCTCGTTCTCCAGGGAGGAGCCCAAAGCTTGCCACGCAAGTTTCCAATCCCTGCTGAACTGAGATGATAACAGATCCTGATGAAGACAAAGGCAAATTTGCTTGTAGCACCCACACATGTAATAGGATACACAgaaaactgaggggaaaaaaaaaaaaaaatatatatatatatatatatataaccacTGTGAAAATTGTGGGCTTTTGGGACAGCGTTTCA is part of the Hirundo rustica isolate bHirRus1 chromosome 11, bHirRus1.pri.v3, whole genome shotgun sequence genome and encodes:
- the LOC120757995 gene encoding fractalkine-like; the encoded protein is MSGQHLCCSGGCNKQPGVGNTAGNPSLPAFPSAHHGNMKAACGRILLPPLWALCLVTLAGGQPKAPLKCSIECRGFTRQLAEKQIRSYRMTEPSCKKQATIFITLKFKEICADSREDWVQKIKDKLDRKKATVVPPHDVTSGKEPGSLERRVGLPEVAPSQATAPASFFQGTGTTLRERTHAPAARTEVSSKSPLGRQDPTQLPAGSTPMTQEEAAHSEVTPAAHRESSNSPVSSTTVTADVGSSQPSPHPSVPGTASPNSHSDLMAAAKGSNQPVLSTNGSLDPTSARANTPDTASRSSRSDLPSIWDTMKNTTDTETAPQTTSISTLISTGAMDKAASVHTNRVVGPSADVFGTTAFDYSSPVGKQEPSNTVSSHQTFSGQARVQMITVRPKNLPLPSFLSESQMHFVIPVSVVCGLMVSSVALVWLYLKFGVKPEETSREMVQGLLYQQAGHQDNVYPMEVI